A part of Gossypium hirsutum isolate 1008001.06 chromosome A07, Gossypium_hirsutum_v2.1, whole genome shotgun sequence genomic DNA contains:
- the LOC107902688 gene encoding plasma membrane ATPase 2-like codes for MTAIEEMAGMDVLCSDKTGTLTLNRLTVDRNLVEVFSKNMDKDLVVLLAARASRLENQDAIDAAIINMLADPKEARANIKEVHFLPFNPVEKRTAITYIDSDGNCKGLFLCPRIFRIVIDDDFVVILNCNQNPREEISKGSSVLHWEDCTLRLAYANLCG; via the exons ATGACTGCAATTGAAGAAATGGCTGGAATGGATGTTCTATGCAGTGACAAAACTGGAACTCTGACCTTGAATCGTCTAACCGTTGATCGGAACCTTGTTGAG GTTTTTAGCAAAAATATGGACAAAGACTTGGTTGTTCTGCTAGCAGCAAGAGCCTCCAGACTAGAAAATCAGGATGCTATTGATGCAGCCATCATTAACATGCTTGCAGACCCGAAGGAG GCTCGTGCAAACATCAAAGAGGTTCACTTTCTTCCATTCAACCCAGTCGAAAAACGTACCGCAATTACATACATTGACTCTGATGGTAATTGCAAAGGTTTATTTTTGTGTCCCAGGATATTTAGGATagtgattgatgatgattttgttgtCATTTTAAATTGCAATCAGAACCCACGGGAAGAAATTTCAAAGGGGAGCTCAGTCCTCCATTGGGAGGATTGCACACTGCGGCTTGCTTATGCAAATCTATGTGGTTGA
- the LOC107902687 gene encoding ATPase 11, plasma membrane-type, which translates to MKVCLLLKFLLLLNGNSEVLRSFILLRTSRAGLTSEDAEVRVHIFGQNKLEEKPENKFLKFLSFMWNPLSWVMEAATVMAIVLANGGGEGPDWQDFVGIICLLIINSTISFIEENNAGNAAAALMARLAPKTKVLRDGQWQETDAAILVPGDIISIKLGDIIPADARLLEGDPLKIDQASALLDSDKSQLNN; encoded by the exons ATGAAGGTTTGCCTCCTGTTGAAGTTCCTTCTGCTGCTCAATGGAAATTCAGAAG TTTTACGATCATTTATTTTACTGAGAACATCCCGTGCAGGACTTACATCTGAAGATGCTGAAGTTCGAGTCCATATTTTTGGTCAGAATAAGCTCGAGGAGAAGCCC GAAAACAAGTTTTTGAAGTTTCTAAGTTTTATGTGGAACCCATTATCATGGGTTATGGAAGCTGCAACAGTGATGGCCATTGTCCTTGCCAATGGTGGA GGTGAGGGTCCTGACTGGCAGGACTTTGTAGGGATTATATGCCTTCTGATTATCAATTCAACAATCAGTTTCATTGAGGAAAACAATGCTGGAAATGCTGCAGCCGCACTCATGGCTCGTCTGGCTCCTAAAACAAAG GTTCTCAGAGATGGTCAGTGGCAAGAGACAGATGCTGCTATTTTAGTACCAGGAGATATAATTAGCATAAAACTTGGAGATATCATCCCTGCAGATGCTCGCCTTCTTGAAGGCGATCCACTTAAAATTGATCAGGCAAGTGCTCTACTTGATAGTGATAAAAGTCAATTAAATAACTGA